One part of the Osmerus mordax isolate fOsmMor3 chromosome 18, fOsmMor3.pri, whole genome shotgun sequence genome encodes these proteins:
- the polr1f gene encoding DNA-directed RNA polymerase I subunit RPA43: MANLEQVEEDPKPVKTSTEVSALSLPNPNGLSTLTATYTITPPCLIPSFADACKMVSAPYSCLVMHTHRRHLALSPMYLKKKRTGIQDELNTELLRYSESLKGVPLAYDNIRILGPQGNIHDDSGYIHLDVEASFVVFKPQRGKQILGVVNKLALNHVGCLVHGCFNASIPKPSLVPVETWRENGPEIGAELEFLVSQLDADTAGVMLIRGMLDRTRVQELMAMGEDSGYDFPIEDQEDPAVDRALEPTVGPTVEPTVGPTVEPTIEPTVEPTVEPTIEPTVDSVDGTLTPKKKKKNKHRDEEEAAVPPLSPPEGALTQELDGAAEDTSINTHSGEREKKKKKKKRKDKHGEEESVVPCSIFPEVVVKQEPNETEGADLGVEQKKKKKKKKKEKEVKEEEVKEEEVSVPIEVPVRDSSSYLSDKPNRKRKPVPFDDITSCFERDPETPKSKKKKKNEARNV, encoded by the exons ATGGCAAACTTGGAACAAGTTGAAGAAGACCCTAAACCCGTGAAAACGTCAACGGAGGTTTCTGCTTTAAGTCTACCGAATCCAAACGGACTGTCGACGTTAACGGCCACGTACACGATCACGCCGCCATGCTTGATCCCTTCGTTCGCTGACGCATGTAAGATGGTGTCAGCGCCGTACTCGTGCctggtcatgcacacacacaggaggcatTTAGCCCTTTCACCCATGTACCTGAAGAAGAAGCGTACTGGCATACAGGATGAACTGAACACAGAACTCCTCAGATACTCTGAAAG TTTGAAAGGAGTGCCTCTGGCTTATGACAACATCCGGATTCTGGGTCCGCAAGGGAATATCCATGATGATAGTGGCTACATCCACCTGGACGTAGAAGCGAGCTTTGTTGTGTTTAAGCCCCAGAGAGGAAAACAAATTCTG GGTGTTGTGAATAAGCTGGCTCTGAACCATGTTGGCTGTCTGGTTCATGGCTGCTTTAACGCCAGTATTCCCAAACCTTCTCTGGTTCCcgtggagacatggagagagaatgggccCGAGATAGGGGCGGAGCTGGAGTTTCTGGTGTCCCAGCTGGATGCCGATACAGCAGGGGTGATGCTGATCAGAGGAATGCTGGACagaacaag GGTGCAGGAGCTGATGGCCATGGGAGAAGATTCAGGATATGATTTCCCCATAGAAGACCAGGAGGACCCTGCTGTGGACCGTGCGTTAGAACCCACTGTAGGACCCACCGTAGAACCCACTGTAGGACCCACCGTAGAACCCACAATAGAACCCACCGTAGAACCCACCGTAGAACCCACCATAGAACCCACCGTAGACTCTGTGGATGGGACCCTGACTcccaagaaaaagaagaaaaacaaacacagagatgaggaggaagctGCCGTTCCACCCTTGAGCCCACCAGAGGGCGCTCTAACACAGGAGCTGGATGGAGCGGCAGAGGACACCAGCATCAACACCCACTcaggggagagggaaaagaagaagaagaagaagaaacggaAGGATAAACACGGAGAGGAAGAATCTGTGGTACCATGTTCCATCTTTCCTGAAGTCGTCGTGAAACAAGAGCCCAACGAAACAGAAGGTGCAGATTTGGGGgtggagcagaagaagaagaaaaagaagaagaagaaagagaaggaagtgaaagaggaggaagtgaaagaggaggaggttagCGTACCTATTGAGGTGCCAGTGAGAGACTCCAGTAGTTACCTAAGCGACAAGCCTAATAGGAAGAGGAAACCTGTGCCGTTTGATGATATCACATCCTGTTTCGAGAGAGACCCAGAAACACCCAAAtccaaaaagaaaaagaaaaacgaaGCTCGCAATGTTTGA
- the LOC136962592 gene encoding transmembrane protein 196 isoform X2, with translation MCSSRKILWSLLVLSVLEVGLGVASIVLGAVGIGRVRGEHKPLQGDASPVWSGLCFLVCGMCGILCAKKRTGLIMILFSACCICGLIGGILNFQFVRALSRRPDSLRSLHLAAMTLACLGISSCTLSTWLTCRLASSEQQRMFLEREHSLHHSHEMAEKEILDNSSNGIPQISYTGHTSSP, from the exons ATGTGCTCCAGCCGGAAGATCCTGTGGAGTCTGCTGGTCCTGTCGGTGCTGGAGGTCGGTCTGGGGGTTGCAAGTATCGTGCTGGGAGCCGTGGGCATCGGCCGGGTCAGAGGCGAGCACAAGCCGTTGCAGGGAGATGCATCCCCGGTCTGGAGCgggctgtgt tttcTTGTCTGTGGGATGTGTGGAATCCTGTGTGCTAAGAAGAGGACTGGTCTCATT ATGATCCTGTTCTCAGCTTGTTGTATCTGTGGTCTGATTGGCGGGATTCTGAACTTCCAGTTTGTCCGAGCGTTGTCTAGACGACCAGACTCTCTGCGTTCTCTTCACCTGGCAGCCATGACGCTGGCCTGCCTGG GTATCTCCTCCTGTACCTTGTCCACCTGGCTCACATGCCGCCTGGCCAGCTCAGAGCAGCAGAGGATGTTCCTGGAGCGAGAACACTCCCTGCACCACTCCCACGAGATGGCTGAGAAG gagATCCTGGACAACTCCAGTAACGGCATCCCCCAAATCTCATACACTGGTCACACCTCCTCGCCCTAA
- the LOC136962592 gene encoding transmembrane protein 196 isoform X1 has translation MCSSRKILWSLLVLSVLEVGLGVASIVLGAVGIGRVRGEHKPLQGDASPVWSGLCFLVCGMCGILCAKKRTGLIMILFSACCICGLIGGILNFQFVRALSRRPDSLRSLHLAAMTLACLGISSCTLSTWLTCRLASSEQQRMFLEREHSLHHSHEMAEKVGLSNNILDNSSNGIPQISYTGHTSSP, from the exons ATGTGCTCCAGCCGGAAGATCCTGTGGAGTCTGCTGGTCCTGTCGGTGCTGGAGGTCGGTCTGGGGGTTGCAAGTATCGTGCTGGGAGCCGTGGGCATCGGCCGGGTCAGAGGCGAGCACAAGCCGTTGCAGGGAGATGCATCCCCGGTCTGGAGCgggctgtgt tttcTTGTCTGTGGGATGTGTGGAATCCTGTGTGCTAAGAAGAGGACTGGTCTCATT ATGATCCTGTTCTCAGCTTGTTGTATCTGTGGTCTGATTGGCGGGATTCTGAACTTCCAGTTTGTCCGAGCGTTGTCTAGACGACCAGACTCTCTGCGTTCTCTTCACCTGGCAGCCATGACGCTGGCCTGCCTGG GTATCTCCTCCTGTACCTTGTCCACCTGGCTCACATGCCGCCTGGCCAGCTCAGAGCAGCAGAGGATGTTCCTGGAGCGAGAACACTCCCTGCACCACTCCCACGAGATGGCTGAGAAGGTAGGACTCAGCAACAAC ATCCTGGACAACTCCAGTAACGGCATCCCCCAAATCTCATACACTGGTCACACCTCCTCGCCCTAA
- the twist1a gene encoding twist-related protein 1a, which translates to MFENTMREDSCSSMASPMDSAGNSEEEVERQPRRAARKRRANRRGMGENVGDLISPSPGKKGRKNGSGESEASSPQSLEDLQTQRVMANVRERQRTQSLNEAFVSLRKIIPTLPSDKLSKIQTLKLAARYIDFLYQVLQSDELDARGASCSYVAHERLSYAFSVWRMEGAWSVSATS; encoded by the coding sequence aTGTTTGAAAACACAATGCGGGAAGACTCATGCTCATCAATGGCATCACCGATGGACAGCGCGGGGAacagcgaggaggaggtggaacgtCAACCACGGAGAGCAGCAAGAAAACGGCGGGCTAATCGCAGGGGCATGGGAGAGAACGTTGGGGACTTAATTAGCCCGAGCCCGGGGAAGAAAGGACGGAAAAACGGGAGTGGCGAGAGTGAAGCCAGTAGCCCACAGTCTTTGGAGGATTTGCAGACGCAGCGCGTAATGGCAAATGTGCGTGAGCGTCAGAGGACTCAGTCTCTGAACGAGGCTTTCGTATCGTTACGTAAGATCATCCCTACACTACCATCAGATAAACTCAGCAAGATTCAAACACTGAAGCTCGCGGCGCGGTACATCGATTTTCTTTATCAGGTTCTGCAAAGTGACGAGCTTGACGCGCGAGGGGCCAGCTGCAGCTACGTGGCGCACGAACGGCTTAGCTATGCATTCTCTGTCTGGAGGATGGAGGGCGCATGGTCCGTATCCGCTACATCCTAG
- the LOC136961769 gene encoding fer3-like protein codes for MEIQGHFIDTALIDFVSDRNLVGSIQHPNNTLLGSGYKGRYHDSLYVTGTRDHSACTGDDAEHLHGREGPPAYSPGSQTTTGRSKRRRVITVVQRQAANVRERKRMFSLNEAFDELRRKVPTFAYEKRLSRIDTLRLAIVYISFMRDVLENT; via the coding sequence ATGGAGATACAGGGTCATTTCATCGACACTGCGCTGATTGACTTTGTCAGCGATAGAAATCTGGTGGGATCAATACAACACCCAAACAATACTCTCCTCGGAAGTGGCTACAAGGGCCGTTACCACGACTCATTATATGTTACAGGGACCCGTGACCACAGCGCTTGCACCGGGGATGACGCGGAGCACCTGCATGGCAGGGAAGGCCCTCCGGCGTACAGCCCGGGCTCTCAAACCACCACTGGGAGGTCCAAACGGAGGCGCGTGATAACTGTAGTGCAACGGCAAGCTGCGAACGTTCGGGAAAGAAAGCGTATGTTCAGTCTGAATGAAGCTTTTGATGAACTTCGGCGGAAAGTTCCCACTTTTGCCTATGAAAAACGACTCTCGCGTATAGATACCCTTCGTCTCGCCATCGTCTACATCTCCTTTATGAGGGATGTACTGGAGAACACCTGA